A region of the Haematobia irritans isolate KBUSLIRL chromosome 5, ASM5000362v1, whole genome shotgun sequence genome:
gacaaaatttccttagaaataaaattttgacaaaattttctatagaaataaaatgttgacaaaattttctatagaaataaaatgttgacaaaattttctatcaaaaaaatttttttttgcaaaattttctatagaaataaaattttgacaaaattttctatagaaataaaattttgacaacattttctataaaacttaaattttgccaaaaatttctaaagaaataaaatgttaacaaaattttctataaaaataaaatgttgacaacattttctatagaaatacaattttgtcaaaattttctaaagaaataaaattttgacaaatttttctatagaaataaaattttgacaaaattttctatagaaataaaattttgacaaaattttctatagaaataaaattttgacaaaattctgtaaagaaataaaatgttgacaaaattttctatcaaaaaaatttttttgacaaaattttttatagaaataaaattttgacaaaattttctatagaaataaaattttgacaaaattttctatagaaataaaattttgacaacattttctataaaacttaaattttgccaaatatttctatagaaataaaatgttaacaaaatattctataaaaataaaatgttgacaaaattttctatagaaatacaattttgtcaaaattttctaaagaaataaaattttgacaaatttttctaaagaaataaaattttgacaaaattttctatagaaataaaattttgacaaaattctgtaaagaattctgtaaagaaataaaatttgacaacattttctatagaaatcaaagtttgacaaaattttctatagaaataaaagtttgacaaaattttctatagaaataaaattttgacaaaatatactataaaacaagtaaggaaagtctaaagtcgggcggggccgactatattataccctgcaccagtttgaagatctaaattttcgataccatatcacatctgtcagatgtgttggggactatatataaaggtttgtcccaaatacatacatttaaatatcactcgatctggacagaatttgatagacttctacaaaatctatagacttaaaatttaagtcggctaatgcactagggtggaacacaatgttagtaaaaaaatatgggaaacataaatctgaagcaattttaaggaaatttcgcaaaagtttatttatgatttatcgctcgatatatatgtattagaagtttaagaaaattagggtaattttttcaactattcgactaagcagtggcgattttacaaggaaaatgttggtattttgaccatttttgtcgaaatcagaaaaacatatatatggaagctatatctaaatctgaaccgatttcaaccaaatttggcacgcatagcaacaatgctaattctactccctgtgcaaaatttcaactaaatcggagcaaaaaattagcctctgtggtcatatgagtgtaaatcgggcaaaagctatatatgggagctatatctaaatctgaaccgatttcaatcaaatttggcacgcatagctacaatgctcattctactccctgtgcaaaatttcaattaaatcggagtaaaagattggcctctgtggtcatatgagtgtgaatcgggcgaaagctatatatgggagctatatctaaatgtgaaccgatttggatgatactttgcaagtttttcgagactcataaaatattgggatgtacggaatttgaggaagatcggttgatatacacgccaattatgaccagatcggtgaaaaatatatatggcagctatatctaaatctgaaccgattttttccaaaatcaatagggatcgtctttgagcagaaacaggaccccataccaaattttaggacaatcggactaaaactgctaaatcgatacagaatttaattctaagacgatcggtatactaaacgatgggtctcagacttttccttcttggcgttacatacaaatgcacaaacttattataccctgtaccacagtagtggtgaagggtataaaaaattgaaaaaattttctatagaaataaaattttgataaaactttctatagatataaaatgttgactcaattttctatagacataaatttttgacgctattttctatagacatacatttttgacacaattttctatagaaataatattttgacaaaattttctatagaaataaaattttaacaaaattttttatagaaataacattttgacaaaattgtctatagaaataaaatgtaacaaaattttctataaaaataaaattttgacaaaattttctatagaaataaaattttgtcaaaattttctaaagaaatagaattttgaaaaatttttctatagaaattaaattttgacaaaattttctatagaaataaaattttgaccaatttttttatagaaataaaattttgacaattttttctattgaaataaaatattgacaaaattttctatagaaataaaattttaataaaattttctatagaaataaaattttgacaaaattttttatagaaataaaattttgcaaaaattttctatagaaataacattttgacaatatttgtggtaaaatgttcttcaaaatttggttgattatttttgcactctatctaacctaaccaCATAAGGGGATATAAAATTGCTAGACCAAATTATGATGCAAGTGCAGGatgacaaatataaacaaacaaaaaaacacaaattaatgaattctaaaaaaaaaaacattgacaaataatcggaaaagtaaatttattgtaaaatatataaaaaatgagaTTTGATTGTATAACTTAATTACAATAATATTGTATCAGCTAAGTGATGTATAAATCAATACAAAAGTATGTAAATGTTATCAACTAAAGAATAGCACACACAAATTATGAGGACATTAACGGAAAAAGAGTGACTAAATGACTACTAGAGTGTTTTGTAGATTGTGATTGTTAGGTACTTAAatggtaacaaaaattttgtaagacaaacaaacataatggtaaaaaaaaaacaaaatcgcaaggacaaaatgacaaaaaacataattttaattcgtgatgaccaaaaaacaaaacattgaaaatataataaaaattgtatacatatgtggaattaaAACAATACTTGGATATGAGGAATTTATGGAAAACAtacacaaaaatgttccatagcatTCATGGAATAAAATTCTTTTAGCAAATTAGCTTAAGTAGCAGCCTTCGTAAAAACAATaatcacaaagaaaaaaagaacgcacacatttataataaatacaaaatagcaaccgtatagaaatacacttatgAGGCTCATAATACACATTTACTCTAAGGAGAATCATCGGAAATATTTTGAGCAGAGGCAACTAATTTACGATAGACCAATTCACTAGGTTGGCCTACACTTAAACCAGCTGCATTACCTCTTCGCCTCCTTCGGGCTATCAAGAGGGCCAAACCAAATGTGAGAAATGCAAATAGAAGCATAAGTGATGCCACTAATATGGCTGTAGCACTTGGCTTGTGATGTGGTGGTTTTGAAGTAATCGAAAATGAACCATCATCCACGATGGCATCAGCAGCCAGGCCAGCAGCTGATGATACCTGAGTTGTATTTGAACGCTGTACTTTGTAGTCTCCTTCAATATTGGCTTTTGGTTTAGCCGCCGAAATGGGTATAGATTTTACCAAtgatttgtgtaaaaatttatgTATCCTTTTGGGATCTAATTCGGCCACGTAGATTTCATTGCCATCGATGGTAACAGCAACATCATGAGGatttgaaaattccaaatcattgggaccaaattttgcagtaacttttttggttttaaaaTCCATAATATAGCCACGTACTTCATTATAGGGATCAGGTTTGTATCCAATCTCAGCCGTAGGACCATTGACTACAACAAACTGACCTCCTGTggatatagaagaaaaaaaattagtccatgCAAAATAACATTATAAACACAACTCACCCTGAGCTGGGGTATAATCCATACTAAATAAACGATCACCAATAAGCTGTGAATGATATTGACTATGGAATGTTCCATTGGACCAAAAGAAACATTGTATACGACCATTTTCTCGATCTGCTGCACAGATAAGTTCATGTTCAGGCAACAATGTCAGGGCATGTGGAATggcgaaaaaattttgtggagcCTCTTTAAAAGATCTTCCTGAGAATGAATTTTGTCCCCATGATAATATACGTGTACCATCTTTGGAGTATTTTAATATGCGAGCATTGCAATAACCATCAGCAATAAAGAAATCTCCATTTGGCAGAACTGCCACTGATGTGGGTTTGCAAAATTTCGATTCACCAGAACCGGGAGCAAATGCAACACCTAATGTCATTAGGGCTTTATCATTTGAACCttgtggaccaaatttaaagacttGATGTAATGCTACATCCGTTACCCACACATTGTCATCGTGATCAATCGTAAGACCGTGTGGCATATAgaatctaaaattaaaataagaaagttaaaattataATCAAAATCTTTCCAAGAAAATGATCGAAAGTGAAATCTTTCCAAGAAAACGATTGCCGGTCAATTCTGAGCAGTATACAACCATATTgcagtttttggaaaattaaaaatgttgtccaaaatggttgggaagacaTCTGTTTCGGATTTTCACATCCTCATCAGTTTCCTTTATTGGACGTTTTACTCATTTCAATTATTAGACTATATTGCTAAAGCGTTCTTCTAATGCCTGAGAACGAGCTTTAAAAATCCAACATGTCCAAAAAACGAAATGTAGTAGAATAAATAAAGGAAACTGATGAGAATATGGAAAACCGAAACAGCTACTTTCCCAaccaatttggacaatatttttaactttctaaacaccataaaaaatggtaatgataggctaataaataaGCCATAATATCATTATATGTACTAGAGTACGCTATGTGTACTTCGTACAGTTTCGAATGCTTATTACTATGATAAATGCAttttgaaatcaatttttttatatgacatttttaaaattgcgAGAAACTGGAGCATTGGCAATTTACGCACCCATTTTCCTGTAGggtatttacaattaattattattcgagctttatggacaaaaaaaaaatcattgcaaATGAAACACAGGGAATGATGACTCAATGTGGACCCTATATCCTAACTTCTAATAATGAAAGTTATTATCACCTtgcaaattttagcaaaactccAGCTATCGTAATGCATATTTACATTGTCCTCTATTATACTTACAAATTTTTACCCCATCCATAGactaattttcctgaatttctttccaAAGCCAAAACCGTATTATTACGTATTGGACCTTTTCTACGTTCAAGAAATTCATTTTTAAGGGAGAATGTATTTTGATCCCATATACGATCGCATCGATGAAATAGTACAACATTACCGGCCTTATCAAAGCTAACAGCAGTGACAGAGCCCAATTCAACATCCATTTGGGGCCATGATGATTGATAAACATAggctgtaataaaaaaaaaaaaaaaaacatttgataaaaattaaaaattgtcataACATTAatcgcaaaaaagaaaaaaatctcttAATGGCTACAATTACTTACTTATGTTAAGTTTATTTATCtctttttctatatcaaatttttccaCTTTATTATGTTTGTCTGGCCATGGCACTGCATCGCCAACAGATACCGCAGCTCCATTGTTAAGATTCACACTGCTGCCTCCGCTACCCTGCATAATTTGCATGAATCGTTTGTCATTATTTAGCAACTGGTCATCTGGAGCCAAGGGATAATAACGAGGCAAAttgattttctaaaataataaaaataaaaaaaaaaatcaaagaataTGGAAATATAAGACAAAACTTATTGAACAAATAAACAATTGACATTTAACATTTTCATCCAATTACCAATCAATCGTATAAACAAATTGCTATATATTCTAAGGCGGTGATTTGTAATGCTAATAGTCTTCTCACACATTAGgagtttgtaaagggtgattttttagctattatctTTCTGGTTTACCAAATGAATTAACGTACAATtgaatgattgattttttttattaaaatacctGCTATATTAAGAAAGTTCCTCGTGCGTTTCTtatcgaaaattgttttcagCATCGAAGCCCATTTTTGGCTCAATGGGTACATAAATAAGCAGGTTTGTCGAGTTTGGATTGAAGACCAGCCTGAAGTATTGCAAAAGCTACTAATGCATCCAGAaaagtgcggtttatgggcaggTGTCATCATAGGACCGTAATACTTCAAAAAAGATGAGGCCAATCATAACGTAACTGTGAATGGTGATAGTTATCGTCAGATGATATCGagagttttttcttttttgcccaaatcgaaaGATCTAGACTTGCAtgtcatgtggtttcaacaagacgtTACCACATGCCACAAGACAGCACATGTAACAATGtagttcacacaaaaaaattctgattcaatcactgattcaattaattttttaattgaaatgtcttgaaTTCAAACGCCCCGAtatggaatttatagaaaattttgtcaaaattgcattcctatagaaaattttatttctaaagatttttttttcaaaattttatttctatagaaaatttttgcaaattttttttttatagaaaatttttgtaaaattttattttatagaaaattttgtcaaaattttatttttatagaaaatgtttgtaaaattttattttataaaaaattttgtcaaaattttatttctatagaaaatttttgtaaaattttattttatagaaaattttgtcaaaattttatttctatagaaaattttatttctatagaaaattttttcaaaattttatttctatagaaaatttttgtaaaattttatttctatagaaaatttagtcaaaattttattttatagaaaattttgttaaaattttatttctatagaaaattttgtcaaaattttatttctatagaacattttgtcaaaattttatttctatagaaaattttgtcaacattttatttctatagaaaatttttgtaaaatttgatttctatagaaaatttttgtaaaatttgatttctatagaaaatttttgtaaaattgtgacaaaacaaaCGGAGGCCGAACAGGTTGATTAATAAACTTTAAGTTTTGTTTGTGCTTTTTGTACTATTGTTAATGTTGTCTTGAAAATGCCTTACATATTAAGGCGAAATatcgacaaataaataaataaataaaaacataaagacctcgagcttgactaatcatttcattataaattttatttctatagaaaattttgtaaaaattttatttctatagaaaattttgtcaaatttttatttctataggacattttgtcaaaatttcatttctatcgaaaattttgtccaaattttatttctatagaaaatatttgcaaaattttatttctatagaaaatttttgtaaaattttattttatagaaaattttattttatagaaaattttgtcaaaattttatttctatcgaaaattttatttctatagaaaattttgtcaacattttatttctatagaaaatttttgcaaaattttatttctatagaaaatttttgtaaaattttattttatagcaaattttgtcgacattttatttctatagaaaattattgtaaaattttattttatagaaatttttgtcaacattttatttctatagaaaattttgtcaaaattttattttatagaaaatttagtcaacattttatttctatagaaaattttgtcaacattttatttctatagaaaattttttcaaaattttagttttatagaaaattttgtcaaaattttatttctacagaaaattttgtcaacattttatttctatagaaaatttttgcaaaattttatttctacagaaaatctttgtaaaaagttattttatagaaaattttgtcaaaattttatttcattaaaaaattttgtcacaattttatttctgtagaaaattttgtcaaaattttatttctttagaaaattttgtctaaattttatttctatagaaaattttgtctaaattttatttctatagaaaattttgtctaaattttatttctatagaaaatttttgcaaaattttatttctatagaaaatttttgtacaaaattattctatagaaaattttgtctaaattttatttttatagaaaattttgtcaacattttatttctatacaaaatttttgtattttttttttttctatagaaaattttgtcaaaattttatttctatagataattttgtcaaaattttatttctatagaaaatattgtcaaaatttttatttctatagaaaatttttgcaaaattttatttctatagaaaatttttgtaaaattttattttacagcaaattttgtcgacattttatttctatagaaaattttttttatagaaatttttgtcaacattttatttctatagaaaatttttgtaaaattttttttctatagaaaattttgtcaaaatgttatttctataggaaattttgtcaaagttttatttctatagaaaaatttgtcaacattttacttctatagaaaatttttgtaaaattttatttctatagaaaattttgtcaaaatgttatttttatagaatattttcccaagattttatttctatagaaaatttttgtaaaattttattttatagaaaattttgtcaacattttatttctatagaaaattttgtcaaaattttatttatatagaatatatatttttttttaattttatttctatagaaacttttgtcaaaattttatttatatagaatatttttttttttaattttatttctatagaaaattttgtcaaaattttacttctatagaaaattttgtcaaatagacagttttgtcaaaattttatttctatagaaaatttgtgaaaattttatttctatagagaaaatttgtcaaaattttatttccatcgaaaattttgtcaaaatttgatttctgttgaaaattttgtcaaaattttatatctgtagaaaattttgtcaaaattttatttctatagaaaattttgtcaaaattttatttctatagaaaattttgtcaaaattttatttctatagaaaattttgtcaaaattttatttctatggaaaattttgtcaaaattttatttgtttttttatttcagcttttaagctgaaataaaaaaacaacaacaatgcttaaagaacaaaatcaataataacaaaacaaaacgaatggaaaaagaagaggaagcatgctcataataaacccagccaactacactcaaatcgatgatttaacagtggcataggaaaagatatatgtttgtttcgaatttatttcggcataagccggctatcatacaaaacctttttttggaaggttcaagtgtggttcattgttgggtttaatgaactgcccgaatttattctgataattggttgatagttttgctacaagtagaggatgctgatgaggaatgtggtaattccgaaacgtgcgtccatccaaccatcttgcagtctatagggctttgcccaaataaatttgacaaacattattttcctctgtcggttaagctacacttgtagtttagtcaatgtatagttttaagctgaaataaaaaaacaacaacaatgcttaaagaacaaaaccaacaataacaaaacaaaacgaagggaaaattttatttctatagaaaattttgtcgaaattttatttctatagaaaattttgtcaaaattttatttctatagaaaattttgtcaaaattttatttctatggaaaattttgtcaaattttatttctacagaatttttttttaaaattttatttctatagaaaattttgtcaaaatttttgtctatggaaaattttgtcaaaattttatttctatagaatttttttaaaaattttatttgtatagaaaatttttgcaaaatgttatgtctatagaaaattttgtcaaaatgttatgtctatagaaaatttagtcaacaatttatttctatagaaaattttgtcaacattttatttctatagaaaattttgtcaacattttatttctatgtcaaaattttatttctatagaaaatattttcaaaattttatttctatagatagtttttaaaaaatgttatttctatagaaaattttttaataattttattcctatagaaaattttgtcaaaatttaatttctataaaaaattttgtcaaactaattCTTCTAATTgaaagattttattaatttttgtttaattttaatattaattaaaagtaaactgaacaaaaattaaataaatttttggtgctCATTTTTTGCCCATAATGCAATTTAAAGTGCCTTGAAATAgagcgtagtcaaaatgacgaaggatgtcgttagtgtacaaaaaataaggatgactttccagggttaagacCATCCTCATTATTCAGAACTTATTCTTGTTCTTTAACTTAATGTTGTTTCAAACCATAAAtcatttcgttgttttttttttttttgatcttccTAATTTATTACGACATTTTTTGTTGTC
Encoded here:
- the Pal1 gene encoding peptidyl-alpha-hydroxyglycine-alpha-amidating lyase 1, which produces MLSASPASRSFIGTLLFTLSVLIVSAATDEKINLPRYYPLAPDDQLLNNDKRFMQIMQGSGGSSVNLNNGAAVSVGDAVPWPDKHNKVEKFDIEKEINKLNITYVYQSSWPQMDVELGSVTAVSFDKAGNVVLFHRCDRIWDQNTFSLKNEFLERRKGPIRNNTVLALERNSGKLVYGWGKNLFYMPHGLTIDHDDNVWVTDVALHQVFKFGPQGSNDKALMTLGVAFAPGSGESKFCKPTSVAVLPNGDFFIADGYCNARILKYSKDGTRILSWGQNSFSGRSFKEAPQNFFAIPHALTLLPEHELICAADRENGRIQCFFWSNGTFHSQYHSQLIGDRLFSMDYTPAQGGQFVVVNGPTAEIGYKPDPYNEVRGYIMDFKTKKVTAKFGPNDLEFSNPHDVAVTIDGNEIYVAELDPKRIHKFLHKSLVKSIPISAAKPKANIEGDYKVQRSNTTQVSSAAGLAADAIVDDGSFSITSKPPHHKPSATAILVASLMLLFAFLTFGLALLIARRRRRGCMPFGKNNRRHAWDFPAKHDGFKLGGLLMERNKRSGFEKLDQTASDEDESETATNTLNSAQFA